From the genome of Segatella hominis, one region includes:
- a CDS encoding LacI family DNA-binding transcriptional regulator has translation MAKYVTIIDIARELGISKSTVSRALSGDTGNVKAETLQRILETAERMGYHRNELAVNFRQQSTHNIGIIIPEIVTTFYMTFINDAQAILRKQGYKVMIAISNENPEQERENIMMMEQLRVDGILMSACDKEHNVNLYNKVIERGIPIVFFDRTVEGGKASLVHMDDYIMSFFMVEALLRKGYKHIIHIPGPAYIRNSYERLRGYRDALEKFHIEFQSQDVLSPALSAEEGSWVMEQFLNKNVPFDAVFGFTETAVLGAKSAIQKHGLRIPEDVALCCMSGTALSTLVHPQLTAVEQPVEKMAQECCRLLLEHLADADKKVEEIALRGEAIIREST, from the coding sequence ATGGCAAAGTATGTAACGATCATAGATATAGCAAGGGAGTTGGGTATTTCTAAGTCCACTGTTTCGCGTGCTCTTTCGGGAGATACAGGTAATGTGAAGGCAGAAACCTTGCAGAGGATATTGGAAACAGCCGAGAGGATGGGGTATCATCGCAATGAACTGGCAGTGAACTTTCGTCAGCAGAGTACTCATAATATCGGTATTATCATTCCTGAAATCGTTACTACATTCTATATGACCTTCATCAATGATGCTCAAGCTATCCTGCGTAAGCAGGGATATAAGGTGATGATTGCCATTTCTAACGAGAATCCAGAACAGGAACGGGAGAACATCATGATGATGGAGCAGCTGCGTGTGGATGGTATTCTGATGAGTGCCTGCGATAAGGAGCATAATGTGAATTTATATAATAAGGTGATAGAAAGAGGCATTCCCATCGTGTTTTTCGATAGAACCGTGGAGGGGGGAAAGGCTTCTCTTGTGCATATGGATGATTATATCATGTCGTTTTTCATGGTGGAGGCTTTGTTGCGCAAGGGATATAAACATATTATTCATATTCCAGGACCTGCCTATATCCGAAATAGTTATGAGCGGTTGAGGGGCTATCGGGATGCGCTGGAGAAGTTTCATATAGAGTTTCAGTCGCAAGATGTGTTGTCGCCAGCTTTATCTGCGGAGGAAGGTAGTTGGGTGATGGAGCAGTTCTTGAATAAGAATGTGCCCTTTGATGCAGTTTTTGGTTTTACCGAGACTGCCGTGTTGGGAGCTAAGAGTGCCATCCAGAAGCATGGCTTGCGTATTCCGGAGGATGTGGCACTATGCTGCATGTCGGGCACAGCCCTGTCCACCTTGGTTCATCCCCAGCTGACGGCTGTGGAGCAACCTGTAGAGAAAATGGCGCAGGAATGTTGCCGACTGCTATTGGAACATCTTGCCGATGCTGATAAGAAGGTTGAGGAAATCGCATTGAGAGGTGAAGCCATAATAAGAGAATCTACATAA
- a CDS encoding NAD(P)/FAD-dependent oxidoreductase, producing the protein MSINIKRNQLKRVVIVGGGLGGLRLAEDLSKANLQVVLIDKNNFHQFPPLIYQIASAGIDPSSISFPFRQIFRKRKNFYFRMAEARAVFPDKKILQTSIGKIEYDYLVFAAGTTTNFYGNANIEKWAIPMKTVSEAMGLRNAVLSNLERALTCATEEERQELLNVVIVGGGATGVEIAGALSEMKRYVIPYDYPDMDSSLMHIYLLEAGDRLLAGMSQDSSKKAYEFLTSMGVDVQFGKMVTDYKDHKVLMKDGQEIPTRTFLWVSGVKAQPITGIDGDHLGRGFRIVVDEFNRIPGMDGLFAIGDQCIQTTDPAYPGGHPQLAQVAIQQAALLAKNIQKIAEGADDTQLKPFRYKNLGSMATIGRHKAVVELGKFHSQGFFAWVLWLVVHLRSILGVKNKVMVMLNWLWKYVSYNDSIRMITYATKPKEVRDRLKREQTTHLGTDLLENEED; encoded by the coding sequence ATGAGTATTAATATCAAGAGAAATCAGTTGAAGAGAGTTGTGATTGTAGGTGGCGGACTCGGTGGTCTTCGCTTGGCAGAAGACCTCAGCAAGGCAAACCTTCAGGTAGTGTTGATTGATAAGAATAACTTCCATCAGTTCCCTCCGCTTATCTATCAGATTGCCTCAGCAGGTATCGACCCAAGTTCCATCTCCTTCCCTTTCCGACAGATTTTCCGCAAGCGCAAGAACTTCTACTTCCGCATGGCAGAAGCGAGAGCCGTGTTCCCAGACAAGAAGATTCTGCAGACATCTATCGGTAAAATCGAGTACGATTATCTGGTGTTCGCAGCCGGTACCACTACCAATTTCTATGGTAATGCCAATATCGAGAAATGGGCGATTCCAATGAAGACCGTTTCAGAGGCAATGGGATTACGCAACGCCGTGCTGAGTAATCTGGAACGTGCCTTGACCTGTGCTACAGAAGAGGAACGACAGGAACTTCTGAACGTAGTGATTGTGGGCGGTGGTGCCACTGGTGTGGAAATTGCCGGAGCTCTCTCGGAGATGAAGCGCTACGTGATTCCTTACGATTATCCTGATATGGACTCATCTCTGATGCATATCTATCTTCTGGAAGCCGGCGACAGACTGCTCGCAGGAATGTCGCAGGACTCTTCTAAGAAAGCATACGAATTTCTCACCAGCATGGGTGTAGATGTACAATTCGGTAAGATGGTAACCGACTACAAGGATCACAAGGTTCTGATGAAGGACGGTCAGGAGATTCCTACCCGTACCTTCCTCTGGGTTTCCGGTGTAAAGGCACAGCCTATCACGGGTATTGATGGCGACCATCTGGGCCGTGGTTTCCGAATCGTAGTAGATGAGTTCAACCGCATCCCTGGCATGGACGGTCTCTTCGCCATCGGTGACCAGTGTATTCAGACCACAGACCCAGCTTATCCTGGCGGTCATCCACAGTTGGCTCAAGTAGCCATTCAGCAGGCTGCGCTTCTGGCCAAGAATATCCAGAAGATAGCAGAGGGAGCAGACGATACCCAACTCAAGCCTTTCCGCTACAAGAACCTGGGTTCTATGGCAACCATCGGAAGACACAAGGCTGTGGTAGAGCTTGGCAAGTTCCACAGCCAGGGCTTCTTTGCCTGGGTATTGTGGCTGGTAGTTCACCTCCGCTCTATCCTTGGCGTAAAGAACAAGGTAATGGTAATGCTCAACTGGCTCTGGAAGTACGTAAGCTATAACGATTCTATCCGAATGATTACCTACGCCACCAAGCCTAAAGAGGTGCGCGACCGTTTGAAGCGTGAACAGACCACTCACCTCGGCACCGACTTGCTGGAGAATGAAGAAGATTAA
- a CDS encoding LacI family DNA-binding transcriptional regulator, whose amino-acid sequence MKHVTIKDIARSLCISVSTVSRALADDKNIRKETRDMVVEEAKRLGYKRNPVAMNLKMGRTNTIGVIVPEMHTPYASLVINGIQEVLYKRNQKVMIAESDEKPERELENLKMMEQFMVDGLIVSLCSYRKNIEMYQQLAAEGMAIVFYDRIPYSLQMPQVLVDDNIDSYFMVEHLIRLGKKRIAHIQGPDDIYNAYQRGLGYREAMEKFHLFDPSLIVKTGMTFKDGADAIDRLIFNKVEFDAVFAFTDTLAIGAQNRLRALGRRVPEDIFVAGFSGTELSTIVSPQITTMEPPLEEMGRKAAELVMEKISNPEMENQIVVLKTTMRCRESTGE is encoded by the coding sequence ATGAAACATGTAACTATTAAAGACATTGCCCGTTCGCTCTGTATTTCGGTATCTACAGTTTCCAGAGCCTTGGCTGATGATAAGAATATTCGAAAGGAAACACGTGATATGGTTGTAGAGGAAGCAAAGCGCCTCGGCTACAAACGCAACCCAGTGGCGATGAACCTGAAGATGGGACGTACGAATACGATTGGTGTCATAGTACCAGAGATGCATACTCCTTATGCTTCTCTGGTGATTAATGGAATACAAGAGGTACTCTATAAGCGCAATCAAAAGGTGATGATAGCTGAGAGCGACGAGAAGCCGGAGCGGGAATTGGAAAACTTGAAGATGATGGAGCAGTTTATGGTGGATGGATTAATTGTAAGCCTCTGCAGTTATCGCAAGAATATTGAAATGTATCAGCAGTTGGCAGCAGAAGGTATGGCTATTGTCTTCTATGATCGTATTCCATACAGTTTGCAGATGCCACAGGTGCTCGTGGATGATAACATTGATTCTTATTTCATGGTGGAGCATCTTATCCGTTTAGGTAAGAAGCGCATCGCCCACATTCAAGGTCCTGATGATATCTATAATGCTTATCAGAGAGGTTTAGGATATCGTGAGGCGATGGAGAAATTCCATCTTTTTGATCCTTCGTTGATAGTAAAAACGGGTATGACCTTCAAGGATGGTGCCGACGCCATCGACCGCCTTATATTTAATAAGGTGGAATTTGATGCAGTATTCGCCTTCACCGATACTTTGGCGATAGGTGCGCAGAATCGACTCCGTGCCTTAGGCAGACGGGTGCCAGAAGATATATTTGTGGCAGGATTCTCGGGTACGGAACTATCTACTATCGTTTCTCCGCAGATTACTACCATGGAGCCGCCTCTGGAGGAAATGGGAAGAAAAGCTGCAGAATTGGTAATGGAGAAGATTAGTAATCCTGAGATGGAAAACCAAATAGTGGTACTGAAAACCACAATGCGATGCCGAGAATCGACAGGAGAATAG